Proteins encoded by one window of Puntigrus tetrazona isolate hp1 chromosome 17, ASM1883169v1, whole genome shotgun sequence:
- the slc35f4 gene encoding solute carrier family 35 member F4 isoform X2 has protein sequence MKKHSARVAPLSSYSAQVLTCPISEGEEGSESHAETPVSETSGNGTVYQTCANTVLKVLGGLLVVLCVSSSWVGTTQVVQLTFKSFSCPFFITWFSTNWNILFFPLYYSGHVATTREKRTPIQKFRECSRLFGEDGMSLKVFLKRTAPFSILWTLTNYLYLLALRKLTATDVSALYCCHKAFVFLLSWIVLKDRFMGVRIVAAIMAITGIVMMAYADGFHGDSFMGVALAVGSASTSALYKVLFKMFLGSANLGEAAHFFSTMGFFNLIFISCVPLILYFTKVEHWGSLSSLPWGYLCGLAGLWLVFNILVNVGVVLTYPILISIGTLLSVPGNAAIDVLKHEVIFSVVRLAATCIICLGFLLLLLPEEWDTVTLRFLTTLADKKTEEHGEELTESSVHTRSRSRANGAVSIPMA, from the exons ATGAAGAAACACTCGGCCCGAGTGGCCCCTCTCAGCTCCTATAGCGCCCAGGTGCTCACCTGCCCCATCTCTGAAG GAGAGGAGGGCTCAGAATCACATGCAGAGACTCCAGTCAGTGAAACGAGCGGAAATGGCACCGTATACCAGACCTGCGCCAACACAGTGCTCAAGGTGCTGGGGGGTTTGCTGGTGGTGCTGTGTGTCTCCTCGTCTTGGGTGGGCACCACACAGGTGGTCCAGCTCACGTTCAAATCCTTTTCCTGTCCCTTCTTCATCACGTGGTTCAGCACCAACTGGAACATTCTCTTCTTCCCCCTCTACTATTCTGGGCACGTGGCCACCACCAGAGAAAAACGGACGCCCATTCAGAAATTCAG GGAATGTAGTCGGTTGTTTGGGGAGGACGGGATGTCTCTGAAGGTGTTTCTGAAGAGAACGGCGCCTTTCTCCATCTTGTGGACGCTCACTAACTACCTGTACCTGTTAGCACTGAGAAAACTAACTGCTACGGACGTCTCAGCGCTCTACTGCTGCCACAAGGCCTTTGTCTTCCTCTTGTCGTGGATTGTCCTCAAGGATCGCTTCATGGGTGTGCGG ATTGTGGCCGCCATTATGGCTATAACAGGCATTGTGATGATGGCTTATGCTGACGGCTTTCACGGGGATTCCTTTATGGGTGTGGCTTTAGCAGTCGGCTCCGCCTCCACTTCTGCTCTCTACAAG GTGCTGTTTAAGATGTTCCTCGGCAGTGCTAATCTGGGCGAGGCCGCTCATTTCTTCTCCACCATGGGCTTTTTCAATCTCATCTTCATCTCCTGCGTTCCACTCATCCTGTACTTCACCAAAGTGGAGCATTGGGGTTCCCTCTCCTCTTTGCCCTGGGGTTACCTCTGCGGGCTGGCAGGCCTTTGGCTAG tATTTAACATCCTGGTCAATGTAGGAGTGGTACTCACGTATCCTATTCTGATATCCATTGGGACGTTACTCAGTGTTCCAGGCAATGCAG CTATCGACGTGCTGAAGCATGAGGTCATCTTCAGCGTGGTGCGTCTGGCTGCCACCTGCATCATCTGCCTGGgcttcctgctgctgctgctccctgAGGAGTGGGATACGGTCACCCTGCGCTTCCTCACCACCCTCGCCGACAAGAAGACGGAGGAGCACGGCGAGGAGCTCACGGAGTCCAGCGTCCACACGCGCAGCCGGAGTAGAGCCAACGGAGCCGTATCAATCCCTATggcatga
- the slc35f4 gene encoding solute carrier family 35 member F4 isoform X1 — protein MSGTEIENSGEETCFRLEHLPGKSPHLAGKASPQVNDRWDAPEVTANGVHDIEDRILRITGYYGYNPGYSSHRREEGSESHAETPVSETSGNGTVYQTCANTVLKVLGGLLVVLCVSSSWVGTTQVVQLTFKSFSCPFFITWFSTNWNILFFPLYYSGHVATTREKRTPIQKFRECSRLFGEDGMSLKVFLKRTAPFSILWTLTNYLYLLALRKLTATDVSALYCCHKAFVFLLSWIVLKDRFMGVRIVAAIMAITGIVMMAYADGFHGDSFMGVALAVGSASTSALYKVLFKMFLGSANLGEAAHFFSTMGFFNLIFISCVPLILYFTKVEHWGSLSSLPWGYLCGLAGLWLVFNILVNVGVVLTYPILISIGTLLSVPGNAAIDVLKHEVIFSVVRLAATCIICLGFLLLLLPEEWDTVTLRFLTTLADKKTEEHGEELTESSVHTRSRSRANGAVSIPMA, from the exons ATGAGCGGCACGGAGATCGAGAATTCGGGAGAGGAGACCTGCTTTCGCCTGGAGCACCTACCGGGCAAGAGCCCGCACCTAGCGGGCAAGGCGTCTCCGCAGGTGAACGACCGCTGGGATGCGCCTGAAGTGACGGCCAACGGGGTCCACGACATTGAGGATCGGATTTTACGAATCACCGGCTATTACGGCTACAACCCGGGATACTCCAGCCACAGAA GAGAGGAGGGCTCAGAATCACATGCAGAGACTCCAGTCAGTGAAACGAGCGGAAATGGCACCGTATACCAGACCTGCGCCAACACAGTGCTCAAGGTGCTGGGGGGTTTGCTGGTGGTGCTGTGTGTCTCCTCGTCTTGGGTGGGCACCACACAGGTGGTCCAGCTCACGTTCAAATCCTTTTCCTGTCCCTTCTTCATCACGTGGTTCAGCACCAACTGGAACATTCTCTTCTTCCCCCTCTACTATTCTGGGCACGTGGCCACCACCAGAGAAAAACGGACGCCCATTCAGAAATTCAG GGAATGTAGTCGGTTGTTTGGGGAGGACGGGATGTCTCTGAAGGTGTTTCTGAAGAGAACGGCGCCTTTCTCCATCTTGTGGACGCTCACTAACTACCTGTACCTGTTAGCACTGAGAAAACTAACTGCTACGGACGTCTCAGCGCTCTACTGCTGCCACAAGGCCTTTGTCTTCCTCTTGTCGTGGATTGTCCTCAAGGATCGCTTCATGGGTGTGCGG ATTGTGGCCGCCATTATGGCTATAACAGGCATTGTGATGATGGCTTATGCTGACGGCTTTCACGGGGATTCCTTTATGGGTGTGGCTTTAGCAGTCGGCTCCGCCTCCACTTCTGCTCTCTACAAG GTGCTGTTTAAGATGTTCCTCGGCAGTGCTAATCTGGGCGAGGCCGCTCATTTCTTCTCCACCATGGGCTTTTTCAATCTCATCTTCATCTCCTGCGTTCCACTCATCCTGTACTTCACCAAAGTGGAGCATTGGGGTTCCCTCTCCTCTTTGCCCTGGGGTTACCTCTGCGGGCTGGCAGGCCTTTGGCTAG tATTTAACATCCTGGTCAATGTAGGAGTGGTACTCACGTATCCTATTCTGATATCCATTGGGACGTTACTCAGTGTTCCAGGCAATGCAG CTATCGACGTGCTGAAGCATGAGGTCATCTTCAGCGTGGTGCGTCTGGCTGCCACCTGCATCATCTGCCTGGgcttcctgctgctgctgctccctgAGGAGTGGGATACGGTCACCCTGCGCTTCCTCACCACCCTCGCCGACAAGAAGACGGAGGAGCACGGCGAGGAGCTCACGGAGTCCAGCGTCCACACGCGCAGCCGGAGTAGAGCCAACGGAGCCGTATCAATCCCTATggcatga